The Spirosoma foliorum genome has a window encoding:
- the fabG gene encoding 3-oxoacyl-[acyl-carrier-protein] reductase has protein sequence MDLLKGKVALITGASRGIGRAMAQKFAQEGAAVAFTYLSSVEKGQALEEELRAFGGQVKGYRSDASNYQAAEELVNQVIADFGKLDVLINNAGITKDGLLMRMTEEQWDTVITVNLKSVFNLTKAVTKPMMKAKSGSIINLTSVVGIRGNAGQANYAASKAGIIGFTKSVALELGSRNIRSNAIAPGFIETEMTGEINEKALEDWKQQIPMKRGGQPGEVADCAVFLASDLSRYITGQVLQVDGGMLT, from the coding sequence ATGGATTTACTGAAAGGAAAAGTTGCCCTCATTACCGGAGCCTCACGCGGAATTGGGCGGGCTATGGCACAGAAATTTGCGCAGGAAGGTGCTGCCGTTGCCTTCACGTATTTATCAAGCGTAGAAAAAGGGCAGGCGCTGGAAGAAGAACTTCGTGCATTTGGTGGCCAGGTTAAAGGATATCGTTCAGATGCCTCGAACTATCAGGCTGCTGAAGAACTCGTCAATCAGGTGATCGCCGATTTCGGCAAACTGGATGTACTCATCAATAATGCCGGTATTACCAAAGACGGTTTGCTCATGCGTATGACCGAAGAACAATGGGATACCGTAATTACCGTTAATTTAAAGTCGGTATTTAACCTGACGAAAGCAGTGACCAAGCCTATGATGAAGGCAAAGTCGGGCTCAATCATTAACCTGACATCTGTAGTGGGTATTCGGGGGAATGCAGGTCAGGCTAACTATGCCGCATCCAAAGCAGGAATCATTGGGTTTACCAAATCGGTTGCGCTGGAGTTGGGCTCACGGAATATCCGTTCCAATGCTATTGCACCGGGCTTTATCGAAACCGAAATGACAGGCGAAATCAATGAGAAGGCACTCGAAGATTGGAAACAGCAAATTCCGATGAAACGAGGTGGTCAACCCGGGGAAGTAGCCGACTGTGCCGTTTTCTTAGCTTCCGACCTTTCCCGCTATATTACCGGGCAAGTGTTGCAGGTAGATGGCGGAATGCTAACCTAA